Proteins from a genomic interval of Rubinisphaera italica:
- a CDS encoding metallophosphoesterase, whose amino-acid sequence MEIFTAIGLLFLGVLGNSWFWTSYTNRVYSLPIPSETLDKYRIAHDIGILTVPFALLFSLIRVSMTSHYQIAGIIALPQQNEIWLFTPWLLSGVGLIMLSTTLLKRFLRIKPPGYSVDHREIVHTEQILGQKSRGEGPYQKLLRVPGNQAFSPEFNEKTFTFDRLPAEFSGTKLLHISDVHFLGTIDRPFYELVFEKAQQWSPDMIVFTGDLLDRPEKIEWIDTTFGQMHAPLGCYYILGNHDWHLECDPIRERMAKLGWQLCGEKPEFITKGSGQIAIAGDERPWMGNAPKFNQVDEQTFRMLLSHTPDNIKWARQNQIAFMLSGHNHGGQIKLPILGPVYSPSRYGVHYADGVFHEPPTTLHVSRGVSGKHPLRIGARPEISLLNLERRSD is encoded by the coding sequence ATGGAAATTTTCACTGCAATTGGATTGCTGTTTCTGGGTGTGCTGGGAAATTCCTGGTTTTGGACGTCGTATACAAATCGGGTTTACAGTTTGCCGATACCATCGGAGACACTCGATAAATATCGAATTGCGCACGACATCGGCATCCTCACAGTCCCTTTCGCACTATTATTCAGCCTGATTCGCGTCTCGATGACATCGCATTATCAGATTGCGGGAATTATTGCTCTTCCTCAGCAAAATGAAATCTGGCTTTTCACACCCTGGCTGCTTTCAGGAGTCGGCTTGATCATGCTCAGTACAACGCTGCTGAAAAGATTTCTGAGAATCAAGCCTCCCGGCTATTCTGTCGACCATCGGGAAATCGTTCATACGGAACAAATCCTCGGACAAAAATCACGCGGTGAAGGCCCCTACCAAAAGCTGCTGAGAGTTCCCGGCAATCAGGCTTTTTCGCCGGAGTTTAATGAGAAAACATTCACATTCGACCGTCTGCCTGCAGAGTTTTCCGGTACGAAGCTTCTCCATATTAGTGATGTCCATTTTCTGGGAACTATTGATCGACCTTTTTACGAACTTGTTTTTGAGAAGGCACAGCAGTGGAGTCCGGACATGATCGTCTTCACGGGAGATTTGCTGGATCGACCGGAAAAGATCGAGTGGATCGACACAACTTTTGGACAGATGCATGCTCCACTGGGATGTTATTACATTCTGGGAAATCACGACTGGCATCTCGAATGCGATCCCATCAGGGAAAGAATGGCTAAACTCGGCTGGCAACTTTGCGGAGAGAAACCGGAATTCATCACGAAGGGATCAGGACAAATCGCAATCGCTGGTGATGAACGTCCCTGGATGGGAAATGCTCCTAAATTCAACCAGGTTGATGAGCAAACTTTTCGCATGCTGCTCAGCCACACGCCCGATAACATCAAATGGGCGCGACAGAACCAGATCGCTTTCATGCTCTCCGGGCACAATCATGGCGGCCAGATCAAACTACCAATTCTGGGGCCAGTCTATTCACCCAGTCGATATGGTGTGCACTACGCAGATGGCGTCTTTCATGAACCACCAACGACCTTGCACGTCTCACGCGGTGTTTCAGGAAAACATCCCCTGCGAATCGGCGCCCGACCAGAAATCAGCCTGCTCAACCTGGAACGAAGAAGCGATTAA